The genome window GATGCCGTACAAGAGGCGTTCATTGAGGCATATCCGATCATTTCAAAGGTCTACGGTCCCGTTGCTTTTCCGGGCTGGTTCCGGCGAATTATCTTCAAACACTGTAATCGTTTGACACGCGGGAAGCGCGACGAACTTATGCCCCTGGAAACGATGATCGAGATACCTTCAAGCAGGAGAGATCCAGCGGATGAGATCGAGGAACAGGAGACAAAATCCCTCGTGTTGGCTGCGGTTGACGCATTGCCGGAGAACCAGCGTCAGGCCACAACGCTCTTCTATATCAGCGGTTTTTCACAGAAACAGATTGCAGACTTCCTAGAGGTGCCGGTGACAACAGTTGACAATCGCCTCCGTGCCTCAAGGAAGAGGCTAAAAGCAACCTTACAGTCTGAAAGGATGATTATGATGTTAAAAGATACACTTCATGAAAACGCTCCCTCACGTGACGATTCGCTTGTCAATGCAGTCGGGATCTGCAATGCGGCGCAGGCAGGAAATCTGCAACAGGTTCAGGAAATTCTTGCTATCAAGCCGGAGTTGGCAACCCAAGATATTGCTTCAAATAATGAGCATCAGCCTATCCATCTCGCAGCAGAGGAAGGTCATGCCGAAATCGTGCGCGTACTACTAGAAGCAGGCGCAGACCCACTCAAGGGAATATATCCTCACCGAGAAGCCACCAGTGCGCTGACAATGGCGACAGACCGTAGGCATACCGCCGTCGTTGAGGTCATTGAGACGTGGCTCAGTGAACAACGGGGGACGACACCGAAGGGCGAAGCCTTAACCCGTGCTGCAGCGGACGGCGATATCGAACAGATCCATCCTTTGCTCAACGAAGACGGGGGGCTTATCAATGCAACCGATAAAGGTGGGAAAACTGTGCTTTTCAAAGCGATAGAGCGGGGAGTTGCTAGACCGGGGTGCCGATATTGATCATCGAGCTGCGGACGGCAGCCGGCCAATCCACCACTGTCTCGCACACAGTTGGAAGGTGCCAGATGAGATGTACAAAACCTACGCCATCCTCGCAGGTGCCTTACTTGCACGCGGTGCGACGTACGACCTCTGGGTTGCCTGCGGTGTCGGCGATGTTGAAAGCGCAAAGCGGTTCATTGACGCCTGCGAGGATAATACCCAGCTATGCAAAAGCAAGGAGCCGTTCTGGGGTGACTATGATAACCCGTTGGTTGTTGCCTGTTTTCAAGGACATACAGAAATTGTGCGATTGTTAATTGACGCTGGAGCAGATCCAGATTCGCCGTTCGAGATTGATGTTGCCGGTGAACAGGTAAAACAGTGGGGACATCCGCTCTGGCTTGCAGCGAATCGTGGGCATTACGATGTAGTAAAATTACTAATTGAAAGTGGAGCAAATCCAAACACGGCGGTCTACGCGTCCGGTAACGCTGTCTGCTGGGCGTATCAATATGGGCACAAGCGCATCGCAGATCTCATGTTTCAGCACGGCGCGGTCGCCGATCTGTTGAGCTACTGTCTGACAAA of Candidatus Poribacteria bacterium contains these proteins:
- a CDS encoding ankyrin repeat domain-containing protein — its product is MLDRGADIDHRAADGSRPIHHCLAHSWKVPDEMYKTYAILAGALLARGATYDLWVACGVGDVESAKRFIDACEDNTQLCKSKEPFWGDYDNPLVVACFQGHTEIVRLLIDAGADPDSPFEIDVAGEQVKQWGHPLWLAANRGHYDVVKLLIESGANPNTAVYASGNAVCWAYQYGHKRIADLMFQHGAVADLLSYCLT
- a CDS encoding sigma-70 family RNA polymerase sigma factor gives rise to the protein MEKLGSLIRRAQDGDLDAYGRIVQQFQDMAVGYAYSILGDFHLAEDAVQEAFIEAYPIISKVYGPVAFPGWFRRIIFKHCNRLTRGKRDELMPLETMIEIPSSRRDPADEIEEQETKSLVLAAVDALPENQRQATTLFYISGFSQKQIADFLEVPVTTVDNRLRASRKRLKATLQSERMIMMLKDTLHENAPSRDDSLVNAVGICNAAQAGNLQQVQEILAIKPELATQDIASNNEHQPIHLAAEEGHAEIVRVLLEAGADPLKGIYPHREATSALTMATDRRHTAVVEVIETWLSEQRGTTPKGEALTRAAADGDIEQIHPLLNEDGGLINATDKGGKTVLFKAIERGVARPGCRY